A genomic window from Streptomyces sp. 846.5 includes:
- the glp gene encoding gephyrin-like molybdotransferase Glp has product MSDHQHEHTAEGDPCAADNEAERYWTVDEHLADILGTVGPLPPLDLQLLEAQGCLTVERITARVDLPPFDNSSMDGYAVRVADVEGATDAYPSVLTVVGDIAAGAANLPVVGPGQCARIMTGAPLPPGAEAVVPVEWTDGGSGGKEAAVGMAPRSSSPQGAGGEVRVFRPAEGGAFVRRRGDDISSGQVVLPEGTLLGPAQIGLLAAIGQDTVRVRPRPRVVVLSTGSELVQPGLEVGPGQISDSNSFALTAAARDAGAIAYRVGGVPDDAERLREVVEDQLIRADLVVTSGGVSVGAYDVVKEALAPEGVEQPPLGVISFRKLRMQPGKPQGFGLLDGSVPLFALPGNPVSAYLSFELFVRPAIRAMMGAEEVHRPVVRAVLTAGLQSPSGRRQFARARYVVGKPGEPGSVAPVGGAGSHLVGPLAQANSVIVVPEDTTSVEAGEQVEVVLLEAADSPI; this is encoded by the coding sequence GTGAGCGACCACCAGCACGAGCACACCGCCGAGGGTGACCCCTGCGCCGCCGACAACGAAGCCGAGCGGTACTGGACGGTCGACGAGCACCTCGCCGACATCCTCGGCACCGTCGGCCCGCTGCCGCCCCTCGACCTGCAACTGCTGGAGGCCCAGGGCTGCCTGACGGTGGAGCGGATCACCGCCCGGGTCGACCTGCCGCCGTTCGACAACAGCTCCATGGACGGCTACGCGGTCCGGGTCGCCGACGTCGAGGGGGCCACCGACGCGTACCCCTCGGTGCTCACCGTCGTCGGTGACATCGCCGCCGGCGCCGCGAACCTGCCGGTGGTCGGCCCCGGGCAGTGCGCCCGGATCATGACCGGGGCGCCACTGCCCCCCGGCGCCGAGGCCGTGGTCCCGGTCGAGTGGACCGACGGCGGCAGCGGCGGCAAGGAGGCCGCGGTGGGCATGGCCCCGCGCAGCAGCTCGCCGCAGGGAGCCGGCGGCGAAGTACGGGTGTTCCGGCCCGCCGAGGGCGGCGCCTTCGTCCGCCGCCGCGGCGACGACATCTCCTCGGGCCAGGTGGTGCTGCCCGAGGGCACCCTGCTGGGGCCGGCCCAGATCGGGTTGCTCGCGGCGATCGGCCAGGACACCGTGCGGGTGCGGCCGCGGCCGCGGGTGGTGGTGCTCTCCACCGGCAGCGAGCTGGTGCAGCCCGGCCTTGAGGTGGGCCCCGGGCAGATCAGCGACTCCAACAGCTTCGCCCTGACCGCGGCCGCCAGGGACGCCGGCGCCATCGCCTACCGGGTCGGCGGGGTCCCCGACGACGCCGAGCGGTTGCGCGAGGTCGTCGAGGACCAGCTGATCCGCGCCGACCTGGTGGTCACCAGCGGCGGTGTCAGCGTGGGGGCGTACGACGTGGTCAAGGAGGCGCTGGCACCCGAGGGCGTCGAGCAGCCGCCGCTGGGCGTGATCTCCTTCCGCAAGCTGCGGATGCAGCCGGGCAAGCCGCAGGGCTTCGGCCTGCTGGACGGCTCCGTCCCGCTGTTCGCCCTGCCGGGCAACCCGGTCAGCGCGTACCTCTCCTTCGAGCTGTTCGTGCGCCCGGCGATCCGGGCCATGATGGGCGCCGAGGAGGTGCACCGGCCGGTGGTCCGGGCGGTGCTCACCGCGGGGCTGCAATCCCCCTCCGGCCGACGGCAGTTCGCCAGGGCGCGGTACGTCGTCGGGAAGCCCGGCGAGCCGGGGAGCGTCGCGCCGGTCGGCGGAGCCGGCTCGCATCTGGTGGGGCCGCTGGCGCAGGCCAACTCGGTCATCGTGGTCCCCGAGGACACCACCTCGGTCGAGGCGGGGGAGCAGGTCGAGGTGGTCCTGCTGGAAGCCGCGGACAGTCCGATCTGA
- a CDS encoding GGDEF domain-containing protein yields MDRQTALSVALATLLLIASAAAVTAFALLRRARSSAAAGELSLRQELQRLKQGRAELERTSYTDALTGVWNYRYLQLALDREIARCARLPVQPEGAERLAVLLLEIEGFDEIRREHGHQRGGAVLRDLAQRLAMEVRETDVFGRYGGEEFLVLLPDTDAAGAEHVAERLRWTVRRHPLALPSVPVPASDGTGAAPVNGLGAVVGTAVLPRDGAHAALLLRAADRALAEARGPAAPTSGDVDADVEAEPATGPESTTEPMSESDSGPEQEACRTGNDSPSATPASQPVYRLLAQGCDLSVT; encoded by the coding sequence GTGGCCCTCGCTACGCTGCTGCTAATCGCCTCGGCAGCCGCCGTCACCGCGTTCGCGCTGCTGCGCCGCGCCCGCAGCAGCGCCGCCGCGGGCGAGCTGAGCCTGCGCCAGGAACTGCAGCGGCTGAAGCAGGGCCGGGCCGAGCTCGAACGCACCTCCTACACCGACGCCCTCACCGGGGTCTGGAACTACCGCTACCTCCAGCTCGCCCTGGACCGGGAGATCGCCCGCTGCGCCCGGCTGCCGGTCCAGCCGGAGGGGGCCGAGCGGCTCGCCGTGCTGCTGCTGGAGATCGAGGGCTTCGACGAGATCCGCCGCGAGCACGGTCACCAGCGCGGCGGCGCGGTGCTGCGCGACCTGGCCCAGCGGCTGGCGATGGAGGTCCGCGAGACCGATGTGTTCGGGCGCTACGGCGGGGAGGAGTTCCTGGTCCTGCTGCCGGACACGGACGCCGCCGGGGCCGAGCACGTCGCCGAGCGGCTTCGCTGGACGGTCCGCAGGCACCCGCTGGCGCTGCCGTCGGTCCCGGTGCCGGCATCGGACGGAACGGGGGCGGCCCCGGTCAACGGGCTCGGCGCGGTGGTCGGCACCGCCGTGCTGCCCAGGGACGGCGCCCATGCCGCGTTGCTGCTGCGAGCCGCCGACCGCGCGCTGGCCGAGGCCCGGGGCCCCGCGGCGCCGACATCGGGCGACGTCGATGCCGACGTCGAAGCCGAGCCCGCGACCGGACCGGAGTCGACGACCGAACCCATGTCCGAATCCGATTCCGGTCCCGAGCAGGAAGCCTGCCGGACCGGAAACGACTCCCCGTCTGCAACTCCCGCTTCACAGCCCGTTTACCGGTTGCTGGCCCAGGGATGTGACCTCTCTGTGACCTGA
- a CDS encoding UTP--glucose-1-phosphate uridylyltransferase, whose protein sequence is MTKARARQITKAVIPAAGLGTRFLPATKATPKEMLPVVDKPAIQYVVEEAASAGLTDVLMITGRNKRPLEDHFDRAYELEELLVRKGDEAKLARVRESSDLATMHYVRQGDPKGLGHAVLCAEPHVADQPFAVLLGDDLIDPRDPLLAKMIEVQRELGGSVVALIEVDPDQAHLYGCAAVKPAEWHGTVGGDDEIVRITDLVEKPAPGEAPSSYAVIGRYVLDPTVFDVLRETPPGKNDEIQLTDALRVLAQRTPGRGGPVHGVLFKGRRYDTGDRGDYLRAIVRLACERDDLGPDFRTWLKELVGSGELDTLTGAE, encoded by the coding sequence ATGACGAAAGCACGTGCGCGCCAGATCACCAAGGCCGTCATCCCTGCCGCAGGCCTGGGTACCCGGTTCCTTCCGGCGACCAAGGCGACTCCCAAGGAGATGCTGCCGGTCGTGGACAAGCCCGCGATCCAGTACGTGGTGGAGGAAGCCGCGTCCGCCGGGCTGACCGACGTGCTGATGATCACCGGGCGCAACAAGCGTCCGCTGGAGGACCACTTCGACCGTGCGTACGAGCTGGAGGAGCTGCTGGTCCGCAAGGGCGACGAGGCCAAGCTGGCCCGGGTCCGGGAGTCCAGCGACCTCGCCACCATGCACTACGTGCGCCAGGGCGACCCCAAGGGGCTCGGCCACGCCGTCCTCTGCGCCGAGCCGCACGTCGCCGACCAGCCGTTCGCGGTCCTCCTCGGCGACGACCTGATCGACCCGCGCGACCCGCTGCTGGCCAAGATGATCGAGGTCCAGCGCGAACTCGGCGGCAGCGTCGTGGCGCTGATCGAGGTCGACCCCGACCAGGCGCACCTCTACGGCTGCGCGGCGGTCAAGCCGGCCGAGTGGCACGGCACCGTCGGCGGCGACGACGAGATCGTCCGGATCACCGACCTGGTGGAGAAGCCCGCCCCCGGCGAGGCGCCCAGCAGCTACGCCGTGATCGGCCGCTACGTCCTCGACCCCACCGTGTTCGACGTTCTGCGGGAGACCCCGCCCGGCAAGAACGACGAGATCCAGCTGACCGACGCGCTCCGGGTGCTCGCCCAGCGCACCCCCGGCCGCGGCGGCCCGGTGCACGGCGTCCTCTTCAAGGGCCGCCGCTACGACACGGGCGACCGCGGCGACTACCTGCGCGCGATCGTGCGGCTGGCGTGCGAGCGTGATGACCTGGGCCCGGACTTCCGGACCTGGCTCAAGGAGCTCGTCGGCAGCGGCGAGCTGGACACCCTCACCGGGGCCGAGTAG